In the Cylindrospermopsis raciborskii Cr2010 genome, CCAGATGACGTACAAAAAGGCAGGGTAACCTAATAGACAAGTAGGGTAATATCAATGTTAAATTTAGACAGCATCCTGAATAAAAATCGACTGCTATGAGCAGTGATTTGGACTCCATTGTAAGCATTTTAAGGGCTTTGACCCATTTTACACCTTTTTCTTCCATTTTATTCCTTGTGCTGACTGTAATCTGCTTGCATGTATGCCGCTTTTTCTTGCCAGAGTAATACTCTTTTTGGCGTTCTCGGTTTTGAGGACGCTGGACTGGACGCTCCGTACCATCCACAATCACCTCCTTCACATCTGGAAACCTTTTGGTGAATTCCTGCTCCTGAGTTTGCGTGCTGGCAAAACTTGCTTTTCTCCTAAAGTGGTTTCTAGCACAGACAGTAGTCGATGTACCCAATCATGAGCACAGGAGCGGTCAAAGTTGAACAACACACTCAGCAAGTCAAACGTCGGATAACATTTGCAGTACAGCAGGATATAAAATAGTTTTTCCTCTATACTTCTGAGTGTAGGCTTGCGTCCGCCCCCGGGCGCACGTTTGCGGTTTGCTAAGGAGTTGAACACGGTGCGTTCATAAGTATCAGCAAACTGAGATACAAGCATTTACAACTAGTGTCAATTCTGATGCTGATTGGGATTCAGCAATAGAATGGATGTTGGGTAAAGTTCACA is a window encoding:
- a CDS encoding transposase family protein — protein: MKEVIVDGTERPVQRPQNRERQKEYYSGKKKRHTCKQITVSTRNKMEEKGVKWVKALKMLTMESKSLLIAVDFYSGCCLNLTLILPYLSIRLPCLFVRHLDITLSL
- a CDS encoding helix-turn-helix domain-containing protein is translated as MLVSQFADTYERTVFNSLANRKRAPGGGRKPTLRSIEEKLFYILLYCKCYPTFDLLSVLFNFDRSCAHDWVHRLLSVLETTLGEKQVLPARKLRSRNSPKGFQM